TGCTGACGAGCTGTACTATATAGCGTGCTGTGAAGGTGCTATTGAATCTCTGAACTCAGCGACTCATCGGTTTATACTAACAAGTTCTTACTTAACCAAACGATATACTGACCAGCAAATAATGGACAAGCTGTTTTTATCAAAAGCCCAGTATTATCGAACAAAACGAGAAGCGCTAATCGCATTCGCTGAGATTTGTCCATTGGTTGAAATCGAGATGAGACCTTTGTGAGACATTTCAACTGTTTTTCCGTCATATGATTGTATTGTGCCAAAGGTGAGAAACCTGAGACACCGCGTTTTTCCTCCGAGCCATAGTGATGATAAAGCTGTGGCAAGGCGTGGCAATGAGGACTGACCGTGATAGTCAGGCGGGTTCGATTCCCGCATGCCACATTGTCCAGTTTAGCGACCGGACACAGCTTGCGATGACCCCATCTGACACTGGGAGAGCGAGCAGCAGACATATGAAACACAGATATCACCTCAATGTAGTATTCCAGTTCGTGCTGGAGTACTATTTTTTTGAGGTGATATAGGATGATAAATGGTGAAGAATTAAAAGAATTAATAGCAAATCCTGAAAAAGCGTTTATGGCCGAGAGAAAATCTCTTTCAGACAGGATAGAAGCCCAACGCTTGGGAACCGAAGAGGTGAAAGATGCTGTGGCAAAAACAGCTAAGGAAAAAGGCAAAAACCTTACTACTGATTTTTTTGACGGTAAGTGGGGAAGCCTAGTGCTTGATATTGTTGATACAGGAAATAAGCTCAAAGAAAAACTAAATGATGCAAAAAAAGTCAAACTTTTTGCGGAATATTTGCAGAAGTCAGATGATCAACAGCTTGCGTTAGAAAAGCTTTCTGACTTGGTGACTAGTCCGTATGGGGTTGCAATCTATTCAAAGATATCATCTATTCTAGATAGCTCCTCAGCAGATGAAGATTTGCTTCAAATTCTTTCTGCATATTTGGCAAAAGTAACAGACAGCGAAGATATAAGGAAAACTTTTTCCCGGTCAAAAACTGTTCTTAACATAATTTCAAAGTGCTCTCCTCAGGCATTGATTCTTATTAAGAACAGGCAATTTTGGCCCGTTATTCCAAGCAACAGAAGCTTTGCGGCGGTGTCTGGAATAGTTCAAGGAGTTAGTGTCGCTGAAGTAGCTTCAGAATTTGCTAAGGTCAATGTGTTTTCGGGCATTTCAATTTCCTCAATTCAAGCAGCGATAGTTGATATGGAGTTTAATGGACTAGCAAAACTAATTTACGGTAACGATGCGACTCCAGGACATGACCACAATAAAGAAATTATGATGGAAGAATTAACAGAAACCGGCAATTTTTTGCTTAGCGAATTAGTATCGTGATGTCACTTGCGTTTCTAGCACTCCGCCAAACGGTGAGGTGCTATTTTTGTGCAACAAAAAAAGCCCTCGCTCTGGGAAAACGAAGGCCAATCACTTTTGAAGTGTGAGAATGAACTCACTAAGTCATTGTAACACAATACTTATAATAGGCACATAAAAAAGCTCTCGGGGACGAGTCCGAGAGCCTGAGGAATAAAAATGAAAAGAGCAGCACATGATTGCATGTGGCTCACAATTATTATATTTCAGGAGGCGAGTAGATGCAATGGACAGATGAACAGATCGGTGACATTAGGAAGCTCGCCTCTGAAGGCTTTACCAGACGCGAGGCGGCAGATAAGCTCGGGATTAGCTATGATGCTCTTCAAGGCAAAGCAAGACGGCTTGGCATCGAATTCCAAACGCCACTAAAGAATGAATACGATTCAGACGGAACACAATCCAGCGAGACTATCCTGAAAGTAGTCAGGGGTCACAAAATGACGCCTAGAGAGGTTTTGGAAGCTCACGGGTATGATTACGCCAAGTGGGAGCTTGTACGTGCTACAAGCAATTACTGGAAGCAGAAGCCTGAAGCAACGCTCTTCCAGAGCAAGATACAAATTAGGCCGCTAGTTGAGGCTGAACAATACGAATCATTGATGAATGACATCATCACACACAAGGAGCCGTATCAAGCAAAGGCTCCTATTTTTGTGGAATCAGATCGCTATCTAGTCATTCCTGCATTTGATACACATTTCAATGGTCACACGTTTGATGTCTATGCCGAATCATTGAAGTGTCAGCTAGAGATCATTGAACGCGGCCACTACGCAAAGATATTGCTCATTCTGGGCGGTGATCTAGCTCACGTGGACAATATCAACTCAACCACAGCAAAGGGCACACAGCTCGAAACAACTGACCTAGGCGAGACTGTGAACGAAATGGAGCAATACTTCGAGACACTGATTGAAGCAATCATTAAGAACGCCAATGAGTGTGAGGTCATGTATTGTGCCGGAAATCACGATCCGTCAGTTGGATACATGTTCGCACGTCTATTGAAACGTGCCTACAGCAACCAGCCGAACATCACTTGGGATATATCACTGAAGCATTACAAAGGCGCAATGCTAGGCCGCAACTTCATTGGTGCCACTCACGGAGACAAGGGCAAGAACAACTACCTTGCGAAGTATCTTGATGAGTTCGGCTTCATGTTAGGCACAGCACAGAACCGCGAGCTATTTACGGGGCATCTCCATTCAGAAATGAGCAAAGACCTAGGCGGATTCGTTCAGCGTCAAGTATCGACGAGAAAACCTAATGACCGCTGGACTGATGACCTCGGGGTTGTTGCCCACAAAACGTTTGAGCTGGTCGAATATTCGGATCACAACACGACAGCCATATATTACGTTTGAGAGGTGATTATCATGAGCGAAAAGGAAATCTGGAAAGACATTAAGAACTATGAGGGGCTATATCAGATAAGCAACTTAGGCAGGGTGAGAAGCCTTGACCGCGTAGATTTGCAAGGACGCCGCTTAAAAGGGAAGGTGATCGCCAGCTTTCCAAATAGAAATGGGTACCTCAAGGTCAATTTATATTGGGACAGAAGCATAAAGCAAGTGTTCATTCATCGCTTGGTAGCCGCAGCATTTTTAGACAATCCCGACAACTTGCCAGAAGTCAATCACATAGACGAGGACAAAGGCAACAACTTAGTTGAAAATCTTGAGTGGTGTACAGCGTTATATAATACCAATTACGGTACTCGCACCGAACGCGCGGCAAAGGCAAACGAGCGTCCAATCTATGCGGTAAGTGGATCGGGACATCGCTATTTCTTTGAAAGTGCCAGAAAAGCCGCGGAACTTCTTGGACTAGACCGAAGCGCTGTATCTAAGTGTCTTCGTGGCAAGCGCAAATATCACGGAGGTTTTTCCTTCGAGTTGGCGGTGTAAGTCATGTCAGGTATGAAACGTGTTAGCTATGGCTACGTTAGCCGCACCGAGCAAAAAATCATTGAAGAGCTATCAAGGGAAACAATACACGGAGGGAAACATATGCTCTCAAATAATATTAAAGGCCAAAGTAGGCAATTGTCTCACCGTCAGTTGCCTCCACCAGCACCAGTGCTACCAAAAATGGAAGGATCACTGCCAACTCGTGCCAATGCAACTAAGAAATACAAAGACAGTCTGATTGCTGATGTGAACGATGCCATTAATCAAGGAATTAATACTACATCCCCAATCTCAATTAGCGTTGCCAAGTACAATCCAGCAGTCGTTAATGAAGTAATCAGTTTGCTAACGAAATCAGGATGGGATGTTACTAGTCTAAATATTGACGGTAACGGTTCCTATTCGACAATCATAGTGTCTTAGGAGGAATTACACATGCTTAAAGTAGTTAAGCGACTGAAAGAACACTTCTCAGGTAAAAAAAGAACCGACAAGATAAACGTTACGATTGATGCAAACACGAATATACTTATGGCCAAACTTGACAAGATCAAGAACGCGGTCGAAAACATCAAGGCTGACGCAACACCGGAAGTTTCGCCAACCTTAACTGCGTATGGTCTATGTGATGCTAAGTTGCCTGAGATCGAAAGCGTTGAGCTACCAGATCATGCAGGATTCAGTGAGCCATTCATTGCAGAGCTAGACAAAGCACTGAACGACTTTCAGCAAAAGCAGGAACAGTCGTCGCAGTGTGCAAGCACTCCGCATGTTCGCATCGAATTCGATGATATTAATGATGTGCCACATGTTTGGATTGATGGCAAACGGATTGATAGATCAGATACAGGGCTCGTGAGCGTTTCACTTGACTGGCATACAAAAGATCTAGCGGCAACAGATCATGTTATCCGTGCTTATAAAATCGAATATTTAAAGGGGGATCACCGCGAAGGAATCGCTCAGGGGTCTGCGATGGGACCTGATCTCTTTAAGAATGATATCCATGCCAAGTAAGAAGCTTGCCTTTATAAATGGCAGACCACAATTGGTTGATGCCAATGCTCGTGTTAGATCGGAGGCGGATAGGCAGTACAACCGTGTGCGGAATGAGCAGCAGTCGGACTACCTTAAGTTCTATCACAGTAATGAATGGAAGCAGCTGCGTGAGCAGATATTGATTAGAGACAACAGTTTATGC
This genomic window from Lacticaseibacillus paracasei subsp. paracasei contains:
- a CDS encoding ArpU family phage packaging/lysis transcriptional regulator: MVRATRYFSPIDHDKTIENAKEVLGNYWHHKRLAQRTKIALRSPVMDGMPKSPSYGNKAEEKLVSHADELYYIACCEGAIESLNSATHRFILTSSYLTKRYTDQQIMDKLFLSKAQYYRTKREALIAFAEICPLVEIEMRPL
- a CDS encoding NUMOD4 domain-containing protein — its product is MSEKEIWKDIKNYEGLYQISNLGRVRSLDRVDLQGRRLKGKVIASFPNRNGYLKVNLYWDRSIKQVFIHRLVAAAFLDNPDNLPEVNHIDEDKGNNLVENLEWCTALYNTNYGTRTERAAKANERPIYAVSGSGHRYFFESARKAAELLGLDRSAVSKCLRGKRKYHGGFSFELAV